The genomic region CAGAGACTGCGGCAGCAACGTGTCCTGGGTAAAACCCAGGCGTTGGTAAAAGCCTTCCAGGTCCGGATGGCACAGCAGCCATACCGTGCCTTCAACACCGGCCACCGAGGCTCGAACCAATTGCGCCGCCAGCCCCTGGCCACGCATCGCCGGGTCGACAAACAGCCCGGTCAACCATTGCCCGCCCACCACCGGCGTCAGGCACAGGCCCGCGATAATCTCGCCGCCTTTGGCCACCCACAACTGGCCGCCCTTGAGGGCCTTCATCGGTGAGTTATGGCTGCGGTAGAACTTGTTCAGCAGCGGCCACAGAGGCTCTGCCAGTCGGTCGATGTGCAACTCGGGCATGGTTTTCAAACACGCGAATTCAGGGGCGAAGATTATAAGTCGGGCAAAGCGCCTTCTGTTGGGCAATCGGTGTTATACCCAGTGTTACATCCCCTGTAAGTGGAGCACGCATCATGGCCAAAGGTCTGAATTCCAAGAAAGCTGACAAGAAGAAACCGGCAAAGACCGCCGATGAAAAACGCGCCGAGAAAAAGGCCAAGAAAACCGACAGCAATCTGTTCGGTCACTAAAGTTCTAAGCTAAGCACCAAACGATCTGCAAGATTTTCCCGCCTCATTGCACAGAGCAGGATGAAGCCGACTTTCTCGTCGGCCACGCCTGCCCTGAGCTGCCGATGTCCAACTACCTTGATGAAACCCACAGCCTCGAAATCGAAGCCCTGGCCCAGACCTTTACCGCTCGCACCGAGTGGCCGACCTGGCTGCTGTTGATCGGTGTGTATGCCGGTTGGTTTACGGTGATGCTCGGCAGCCATTGGCTTGGCCTGTGG from Pseudomonas yamanorum harbors:
- a CDS encoding GNAT family N-acetyltransferase: MPELHIDRLAEPLWPLLNKFYRSHNSPMKALKGGQLWVAKGGEIIAGLCLTPVVGGQWLTGLFVDPAMRGQGLAAQLVRASVAGVEGTVWLLCHPDLEGFYQRLGFTQDTLLPQSLSERLVRYKRNKPMIAMGLEPLVRSTFNKV